The Nitrososphaerota archaeon genome has a segment encoding these proteins:
- a CDS encoding archease, which translates to MSYRYLEDITVADTAFEAEGKTLEELFSSAALATTNVMVRNLQSIETKVEREVAIEAEDIEQLLYRFLQEIIYYKDAHLLLFGRYDVKVLSLKSQYKVKARFYGEKLDMKKHDLIVDVKAVTMHKFEVKQTAKGWKATVVLDI; encoded by the coding sequence ATGTCTTACCGATATTTAGAGGACATAACTGTAGCGGATACGGCATTTGAAGCTGAAGGCAAAACTCTTGAAGAACTTTTCAGCTCTGCAGCCTTGGCAACTACAAACGTGATGGTGAGAAACCTCCAAAGCATCGAAACCAAGGTTGAGCGCGAAGTTGCCATAGAGGCCGAAGATATTGAACAGCTTCTCTACAGGTTTCTGCAAGAGATAATTTACTACAAGGATGCACATTTGCTTCTTTTCGGTCGCTACGATGTAAAAGTTTTGAGCTTGAAGAGCCAGTATAAAGTAAAAGCAAGATTCTACGGCGAAAAATTAGATATGAAGAAGCACGACTTGATAGTCGATGTCAAAGCAGTTACGATGCACAAATTTGAAGTTAAACAGACCGCTAAAGGCTGGAAAGCAACAGTAGTTCTCGATATTTAG
- a CDS encoding uroporphyrinogen-III synthase — MSLNGLTVAVTGSRRASELAHLISNMGGIPYVAPTVGIVARSANEANAESFIKTAGEVDYVVFMTGPGVFTVMEMAEKLNFKDDLIQTLKKKIVVGRSQKPKAALQKFGITAQLVPADTHDNTAAGIAKEMLKHDLKGKKVAVLWHGLKENILKEKLEKAGAKVSDFQVYDYSLTLSKDGAKVLSNMGFEYVEPDEKKVVKLIEDMSKGKIHVITFTSPPSARNLFVIAKKHDMNNVLKKAIQNVIVVAVGLPTATAIQDNGVKVDVVPDVYKMGPMMKALAEYVQKHPIRK; from the coding sequence ATGTCGCTTAACGGATTGACAGTCGCAGTTACAGGTAGCAGAAGAGCGTCTGAGCTTGCCCATCTGATATCAAACATGGGAGGGATTCCATATGTGGCTCCAACCGTAGGCATAGTCGCAAGGAGTGCGAATGAGGCAAATGCCGAGTCTTTTATCAAAACTGCAGGGGAAGTTGACTACGTTGTGTTCATGACAGGCCCGGGAGTCTTCACAGTTATGGAGATGGCTGAAAAGCTCAACTTTAAGGACGATTTGATTCAAACTCTCAAGAAGAAAATCGTAGTTGGGAGGAGCCAGAAGCCCAAAGCAGCTCTGCAGAAGTTCGGAATAACTGCACAGCTAGTCCCCGCTGATACTCATGACAATACTGCAGCAGGAATTGCAAAAGAGATGCTGAAGCACGATCTGAAAGGGAAGAAGGTTGCCGTGCTCTGGCATGGCCTTAAGGAAAACATCCTGAAGGAAAAGCTGGAGAAGGCTGGAGCCAAAGTTTCAGACTTCCAAGTGTACGACTATTCCCTAACCTTGAGCAAAGATGGTGCTAAGGTGCTGAGCAACATGGGTTTCGAGTATGTTGAACCAGATGAAAAGAAAGTCGTCAAGTTGATTGAGGATATGTCTAAAGGCAAGATACATGTAATTACGTTTACAAGCCCTCCATCCGCAAGGAACCTCTTTGTCATTGCAAAAAAGCACGATATGAATAATGTTCTGAAGAAAGCGATTCAGAATGTGATAGTTGTTGCCGTAGGCCTTCCTACAGCGACTGCGATACAGGATAATGGTGTCAAGGTTGATGTTGTGCCTGACGTCTACAAAATGGGCCCTATGATGAAGGCTCTAGCTGAATACGTGCAGAAACATCCTATTCGCAAATGA
- a CDS encoding 2-oxoacid ferredoxin oxidoreductase — MDLSVYKVETKATWCPGCGDFAVLRGIQTALTALEINPKDVLVVSGIGCSSNLPGFLKSYGFHGLHGRAVPVATGAKLVNPDLNVIVAGGDGDGYGIGLNHWVHAMRRNFNITYVVMNNQVYGLTTGQASPTTEKGQRTKSTPMGVIEVPINPISMALVTGATFVARAFSGDADHLAKMIELGIKHKGFSLVDVLSPCVTYNKRNTYQWFRERVYRLQDNGHNPKNLDDAIKKSYEWDAKIPIGVFYETDRPTYEDEEPGLKKGPVVSQPLGINQELGKELLKEFE, encoded by the coding sequence ATGGATCTTTCAGTGTACAAAGTTGAAACCAAAGCTACATGGTGTCCAGGCTGTGGAGACTTTGCAGTCTTGAGAGGCATACAGACAGCTCTGACAGCACTTGAGATCAACCCGAAAGACGTGCTCGTAGTTTCGGGGATAGGCTGCTCTTCAAACCTTCCGGGCTTCTTAAAGTCTTATGGTTTCCACGGCCTGCACGGAAGAGCCGTGCCAGTTGCTACAGGTGCGAAGCTAGTCAACCCAGATTTGAATGTCATAGTTGCTGGGGGGGACGGTGACGGGTACGGTATTGGCTTGAACCACTGGGTGCATGCCATGCGCAGGAACTTCAACATAACGTATGTAGTGATGAACAACCAAGTTTACGGCTTGACTACCGGTCAGGCATCGCCAACTACAGAGAAGGGTCAGCGCACAAAGTCTACACCTATGGGCGTGATCGAAGTTCCAATCAATCCAATATCCATGGCCCTTGTTACGGGAGCAACATTTGTTGCAAGGGCATTTTCAGGAGATGCAGACCATTTGGCAAAGATGATCGAGCTGGGGATAAAACACAAGGGCTTTTCACTGGTCGATGTATTGAGCCCATGTGTAACCTACAACAAGCGCAACACCTACCAGTGGTTCAGGGAGAGGGTCTACAGACTGCAGGACAACGGTCATAACCCGAAGAATCTGGATGATGCGATAAAGAAGTCGTATGAATGGGATGCAAAGATTCCCATTGGAGTCTTCTATGAAACCGACAGGCCTACTTATGAAGATGAAGAACCAGGCTTAAAGAAAGGTCCGGTAGTATCGCAGCCATTGGGTATTAACCAAGAACTTGGAAAAGAACTTCTGAAAGAGTTCGAGTAG
- a CDS encoding 2-oxoacid:acceptor oxidoreductase subunit alpha, whose translation MTKTEVAVRIAGAAGDGIASTGESFARVASRSGLHVFAYNSYQSVIRGGSVWLQVRAGDKKIYSQGEQPDFLIALNQDEANRHGPTMPSASGIFYNSDKIKIDNSKANLYPLPVKELTAKYGQNPVMQNTVALGALTKILNMNFNMVVSVIKDTFGDKNKAIVDANIGVAQAGYAYASSHWKSIDFSPKYDYNFRRPVLTGNQAISLGAAAAGCKFYSAYPMTPATSILHWMAAHSEKCGIVVKQMEDEISVLNMAIGAGFAGARAMCATSGGGFALMSEAVGLAAMTEIPVVIVTSQRGGPSTGLPTKTEQGDLFQVLGASQGDYPKIVIAPATVEDCFYATAEAFNLAEKYQLPVILMSDLYLSEHMETVSNIDFNVGIDRGLMATPNGNNERQFRRYAFTENGVSPRSLPGMEGLTHVAASDEHDDTGVLISDIFTNEEMRVKVMDKRMRKVQYALKELPPPKLLGPDDADITIVSWGSTYSVLRETADILAKNGIIANHLQIRYLWPFHGEAVEKILSNAKRVLDVEGNYSGQLAKLIRMETGIKIDHKLLKYDGEPFYPNLVVKKAMEVVKE comes from the coding sequence ATGACAAAGACCGAAGTCGCCGTAAGGATTGCGGGAGCGGCTGGAGACGGTATAGCCTCCACCGGAGAAAGCTTTGCTAGGGTAGCCTCCCGTAGCGGCCTGCACGTCTTTGCATACAACAGCTACCAATCAGTGATTAGAGGAGGGTCTGTCTGGCTGCAGGTAAGGGCTGGGGACAAGAAGATCTACAGCCAAGGCGAGCAACCAGACTTTCTAATAGCTCTGAATCAGGATGAAGCCAATAGACATGGACCAACAATGCCTTCTGCCTCTGGCATATTCTATAACAGCGACAAAATCAAGATCGACAACTCAAAAGCGAATCTCTACCCTCTGCCGGTAAAGGAGCTTACTGCAAAATACGGGCAGAACCCTGTCATGCAGAATACCGTAGCATTGGGTGCACTGACGAAGATTCTGAATATGAACTTCAACATGGTAGTTTCTGTCATAAAGGACACCTTTGGAGACAAAAACAAGGCCATAGTGGATGCGAACATAGGAGTAGCGCAGGCAGGATACGCCTACGCTTCTTCTCATTGGAAGAGCATAGACTTTAGCCCTAAATACGATTACAACTTCAGAAGGCCCGTCTTGACTGGCAATCAAGCAATATCTCTTGGAGCTGCTGCAGCTGGATGTAAGTTCTACTCTGCATATCCCATGACTCCCGCCACGTCAATTCTGCACTGGATGGCTGCACATTCTGAAAAATGCGGTATAGTGGTAAAGCAGATGGAAGACGAAATTTCTGTCCTGAACATGGCTATCGGCGCGGGATTTGCAGGTGCAAGAGCAATGTGTGCAACATCTGGTGGAGGCTTTGCCCTGATGAGCGAGGCTGTAGGTTTAGCAGCCATGACCGAGATTCCAGTAGTGATAGTCACTTCTCAAAGAGGAGGACCTTCAACGGGGCTTCCCACAAAGACAGAGCAGGGAGACCTCTTTCAAGTCCTCGGAGCTTCACAAGGGGATTACCCGAAGATAGTCATCGCACCAGCAACGGTTGAGGACTGCTTCTACGCTACTGCCGAGGCTTTCAATTTGGCAGAAAAGTACCAGCTGCCTGTAATACTGATGAGCGATCTGTACCTCTCGGAGCACATGGAAACAGTCTCGAACATAGACTTCAATGTCGGAATAGACAGAGGTCTTATGGCAACTCCAAACGGAAATAATGAGCGGCAATTCAGAAGGTACGCCTTCACGGAGAACGGCGTCTCTCCAAGGTCTTTGCCTGGAATGGAGGGTCTGACGCATGTCGCTGCGAGCGACGAGCACGACGATACTGGAGTCCTGATAAGCGATATATTCACCAATGAAGAAATGAGGGTCAAGGTTATGGATAAGAGGATGAGGAAGGTGCAGTACGCTTTGAAGGAACTTCCTCCTCCGAAACTACTAGGACCCGATGATGCGGATATCACCATAGTCAGCTGGGGCTCGACGTACAGCGTCTTGAGAGAAACTGCTGATATTTTGGCTAAGAACGGGATAATAGCGAACCATCTCCAGATAAGGTATCTATGGCCTTTCCATGGCGAAGCAGTAGAAAAGATACTTTCTAATGCAAAAAGGGTTCTCGATGTTGAGGGTAATTATTCAGGCCAACTGGCAAAGCTTATCAGGATGGAAACAGGGATCAAGATAGATCATAAACTTCTGAAGTACGACGGAGAGCCATTCTATCCAAACCTAGTGGTGAAGAAGGCTATGGAGGTAGTCAAAGAATGA
- a CDS encoding nucleotide sugar dehydrogenase gives MRKREQCMPNIEPIIIPPDSTLKNAMQVIDAAPHKGSIAGIALVVDNKRKLLGVLTDGDIRRALLRGIDLSSPVDQIMTKEPITVNSKLSANQMLSALSEKIRERSAKRGPAKVEKLVVVDDGNSVVDVISFFDVWRRSEVKFRQIVIVGLGFVGLTLAVSLADIGYKVIGIDNNVKVVESLKKGVPHIHEVGLDSLLSFHIGKNFHVKSAIEGSEGDVYVMCIQTPVDKEKRPVLRYLEDATRSVGRVLKRDDMIIVRSTVPVGTTRNVIKTILEKESGLAAGIDFSLVSAPERTVAGKALKELRELPQIIGGIDNTSRELSANIFRKLTPTIVNVESPEAAELIKLIDNTYRDVTFAYANEIALVCDRFGIDATRIVRAANEGYARNRIPVPSPGVGGVCLKKDPYIFMNTSSLTGYAPKMVKVAREINESMVNHITSKVHTFFDRSGKKIRNSKIFLMGFAFKGTPETSDTRDSTTIDVAAALLPSGVKLYGYDPVVSEEEIKSFNVVPTSVKDGFKDADCVMIMNNHDSYSKLDIYSLLSTTKKPCYFFDGWSLFEKEAIERVQGIRYDSISSYS, from the coding sequence ATGAGAAAAAGGGAGCAATGCATGCCTAATATCGAGCCTATCATAATTCCTCCAGATTCGACTCTGAAGAATGCGATGCAGGTCATAGATGCTGCTCCGCATAAGGGCTCTATAGCTGGCATTGCCTTGGTTGTGGATAATAAACGAAAACTTCTAGGTGTCTTAACCGATGGGGATATCAGAAGGGCTCTGCTCAGAGGTATTGATTTATCGTCTCCAGTAGATCAAATAATGACGAAGGAGCCCATAACTGTAAACTCGAAACTCTCTGCTAATCAGATGCTGTCAGCGCTATCAGAAAAGATCAGGGAGCGTTCCGCAAAGAGGGGCCCTGCAAAGGTCGAGAAACTCGTGGTCGTCGACGACGGTAATAGTGTAGTTGACGTAATTTCGTTCTTCGATGTCTGGAGGAGGAGCGAGGTGAAGTTCAGGCAGATCGTAATTGTGGGGCTTGGCTTCGTAGGTCTGACATTGGCAGTTTCTCTTGCCGATATAGGCTACAAGGTCATCGGGATAGACAACAACGTGAAGGTCGTCGAGAGCCTGAAGAAGGGGGTACCGCATATCCACGAAGTAGGACTCGATTCGCTGCTGAGCTTCCACATAGGTAAAAACTTCCATGTAAAAAGTGCTATTGAGGGTTCCGAAGGCGATGTGTATGTTATGTGCATACAGACACCTGTGGATAAAGAGAAGCGCCCAGTGTTACGATACCTCGAAGATGCGACAAGGTCTGTTGGAAGAGTTCTCAAAAGGGATGACATGATAATTGTAAGATCAACGGTTCCAGTCGGAACGACGAGAAATGTCATCAAAACAATCTTGGAAAAGGAGTCTGGACTTGCTGCGGGTATTGACTTCTCTCTGGTAAGTGCGCCCGAAAGGACTGTTGCAGGGAAAGCCCTCAAGGAACTCAGAGAACTCCCTCAAATCATAGGAGGGATAGATAACACTAGCAGAGAGCTCTCTGCCAACATCTTCAGGAAGCTCACGCCAACCATCGTTAATGTTGAATCCCCAGAGGCTGCAGAGCTTATCAAGTTAATCGATAACACTTACAGAGACGTTACCTTCGCATATGCGAACGAAATAGCGCTCGTCTGCGACAGATTTGGGATCGATGCCACGAGGATAGTGAGGGCTGCCAACGAAGGCTATGCGAGAAACAGAATTCCTGTCCCGAGTCCCGGCGTTGGGGGGGTATGCTTGAAGAAAGACCCATACATATTCATGAACACTTCTAGCCTCACGGGGTACGCTCCAAAGATGGTCAAAGTTGCCAGAGAGATCAATGAAAGCATGGTCAACCACATTACAAGCAAAGTTCATACATTCTTTGACCGGTCTGGCAAGAAGATTCGCAATTCTAAGATATTCTTGATGGGTTTTGCTTTCAAGGGAACCCCTGAAACTTCCGATACCAGAGATTCCACAACCATCGATGTTGCTGCTGCGCTATTGCCTTCTGGTGTAAAGCTCTACGGTTATGATCCTGTAGTGTCTGAAGAAGAGATCAAGAGCTTTAACGTCGTGCCTACAAGTGTCAAGGATGGCTTCAAGGATGCTGATTGCGTGATGATAATGAACAACCATGACTCTTATTCGAAACTTGATATTTATTCTCTGCTGAGTACAACTAAGAAGCCCTGCTACTTCTTTGATGGTTGGAGTTTATTTGAAAAAGAAGCTATAGAAAGAGTTCAAGGCATAAGGTATGATTCTATAAGCTCGTACAGTTAA
- a CDS encoding DUF971 domain-containing protein, which translates to MLTVLSTKFLRISSITVRDKEIEIVWNDNHAGLYPNKFLRQKCRCAVCNGEPVLTPSGLAMPNVTAANVPDDVSPTRFGQVGSYGLSIDWSDGHNTGIYSFNYLRQICQCSLCLH; encoded by the coding sequence ATCTTAACAGTGTTGAGCACAAAATTTCTGCGCATCTCTTCAATCACTGTTCGCGACAAAGAGATAGAGATCGTCTGGAATGATAATCATGCGGGCTTGTATCCAAACAAGTTCCTGCGCCAGAAGTGCAGGTGTGCCGTCTGCAATGGAGAGCCAGTCCTTACACCTTCTGGACTGGCTATGCCCAATGTTACAGCTGCTAATGTCCCTGATGACGTTTCTCCGACGAGATTCGGCCAGGTTGGAAGTTACGGTTTGAGTATTGACTGGAGCGATGGGCATAATACAGGAATTTACAGTTTCAACTACCTTCGCCAGATATGCCAGTGCAGTCTCTGCTTACACTGA
- a CDS encoding DUF59 domain-containing protein → MVSTDEIMKVLDTVVDPELGMSITALELIDNLDIEDGKVKVAFHLTAPYCPPVFALQLATDVKTKVAGLDGVKKVEIALSGHFMADEVNKRVNAL, encoded by the coding sequence ATGGTTTCAACTGACGAGATAATGAAGGTTCTTGACACCGTCGTCGACCCCGAGCTAGGGATGTCCATAACAGCTTTAGAATTGATAGACAATTTAGATATTGAGGATGGAAAGGTGAAGGTTGCCTTCCACCTTACAGCGCCTTATTGCCCTCCTGTATTCGCCCTGCAATTAGCAACTGACGTTAAGACCAAGGTCGCTGGTCTTGATGGAGTGAAGAAGGTTGAGATTGCCCTTTCTGGACATTTCATGGCCGATGAAGTCAATAAGAGGGTCAACGCACTTTAG
- a CDS encoding nucleotidyltransferase family protein — protein sequence MKAAILAGGFGKRLKPLTDDRPKPMIEIGGTPILGWQINWLAMHGIKDIILCVGYRKESIMKYVGSGEKFGAKVHYINEDEPLGTGGALKNAEKELSDGPFIVMNGDILSDLNPRMLLEAVEKGFLGAIAVVPLKSPFGIVDLDNNGIILGFREKPTIPEYWINAGIYCLQTDVFNHLPKKGNIESTAFPELARKGRLKAVKYIDVKWRSIDTHKDVEEAHHEFARQP from the coding sequence ATGAAGGCAGCTATACTGGCGGGAGGCTTCGGCAAGAGGCTCAAGCCTCTTACAGATGATAGGCCAAAACCCATGATAGAGATTGGAGGTACTCCGATTCTAGGCTGGCAGATAAACTGGCTTGCGATGCACGGCATAAAGGACATTATACTATGCGTCGGCTATCGTAAAGAGAGCATTATGAAGTATGTAGGCTCTGGCGAAAAGTTTGGTGCTAAGGTGCATTATATCAACGAAGACGAGCCTTTAGGCACTGGAGGGGCACTCAAGAATGCGGAGAAGGAGTTATCAGACGGGCCTTTCATAGTAATGAATGGCGATATTCTGAGCGACCTTAATCCAAGGATGTTGCTGGAGGCTGTCGAGAAGGGCTTTCTTGGCGCAATTGCGGTCGTCCCATTAAAGAGCCCCTTCGGGATAGTTGATCTTGACAACAATGGGATAATACTTGGTTTCAGGGAAAAGCCCACAATACCAGAATACTGGATAAACGCGGGAATTTACTGCCTGCAAACTGATGTTTTCAACCACTTGCCAAAGAAAGGGAATATAGAGTCTACAGCATTCCCAGAGCTTGCAAGGAAAGGTAGGTTAAAGGCTGTAAAGTACATCGATGTAAAGTGGAGGTCTATAGATACTCACAAGGATGTCGAGGAAGCCCATCACGAGTTTGCTAGACAGCCTTGA
- a CDS encoding nucleotide sugar dehydrogenase has protein sequence MGRNTSIAYAIVQGRAKIGMFGLGFVGSSVAAAWLRAGAHIVGVDKNPAIIESIRKKKPIGGEKDVIDAFSRAYSKNLVEGTQDAVKASKSTLVKFITVPVGLDGSKADLRNLKDVLTSVGRGLKKGDTVVVKPTIPIATSEETIIPILEKESRLKVERDFYYVYSPERTSVGQAVKDIEENYPAILAGAGEKSASYGKQLYNIIAKKGVKVLTSLKAAEAEKIFEGIYRDVNIALANELAMVCENLGIDFSEVREAANSQPYSHIHKTGIGVGGACIPVYPWFIIGASDKIGFVPALTKEARLLNKTMPEYSVEKALSMVDYSKGSKVAVLGLSFRGGISDRRLSPTYDIVKALLKRGVKISVHDPFPQRDDNLPAGVMLTDDLGKALKGSSLAILATDHPEYRKLTEKELRKHEPRIETVFDGRGTLNPRSFSSIAYHAIGRVSLKTLRKIKAV, from the coding sequence ATGGGCCGTAATACTAGCATCGCCTATGCGATAGTGCAAGGAAGGGCAAAAATCGGGATGTTCGGGCTCGGTTTTGTCGGCTCGTCAGTAGCTGCTGCGTGGCTCCGTGCTGGTGCGCACATAGTAGGAGTAGATAAGAACCCTGCTATAATTGAAAGCATAAGGAAGAAAAAGCCTATTGGAGGAGAGAAGGATGTCATCGACGCATTTTCTAGAGCTTATTCAAAAAATCTTGTTGAAGGCACGCAAGATGCCGTAAAAGCCTCCAAAAGTACGCTTGTCAAGTTCATCACCGTCCCTGTAGGACTCGATGGGAGCAAGGCAGATTTGAGGAACCTGAAAGACGTTCTGACATCAGTTGGCAGGGGCTTGAAGAAAGGCGATACCGTTGTTGTAAAGCCTACAATACCCATAGCCACCTCTGAAGAAACAATAATCCCAATTCTTGAAAAGGAGAGCAGACTCAAAGTCGAACGTGACTTTTACTATGTCTATAGCCCTGAAAGAACCTCCGTAGGCCAGGCAGTCAAGGACATTGAAGAAAATTATCCAGCAATATTAGCGGGGGCAGGGGAGAAGAGCGCATCTTATGGTAAGCAGTTGTACAACATCATAGCAAAAAAGGGCGTCAAGGTTCTAACCAGCCTTAAAGCTGCAGAAGCTGAGAAGATATTCGAGGGAATCTACAGAGATGTCAACATTGCTCTTGCAAACGAGCTTGCAATGGTCTGCGAGAATCTGGGCATAGACTTTTCAGAGGTCAGGGAGGCTGCAAACTCTCAACCCTATTCGCACATACACAAGACGGGCATAGGCGTAGGAGGAGCCTGCATCCCTGTATATCCTTGGTTCATAATTGGCGCAAGCGATAAGATCGGTTTCGTTCCTGCACTTACAAAGGAAGCAAGGTTGCTTAACAAGACTATGCCCGAATACAGCGTCGAAAAAGCACTTTCAATGGTAGATTATTCAAAGGGTAGCAAAGTTGCAGTTCTTGGACTGTCGTTCAGAGGGGGCATATCTGACAGAAGGCTTTCTCCAACATACGATATTGTTAAAGCACTTCTAAAGAGAGGCGTCAAGATCAGCGTTCATGACCCATTCCCCCAGCGTGATGACAATCTTCCAGCGGGGGTAATGCTTACTGATGATTTGGGCAAAGCTCTGAAGGGCTCCAGTCTGGCCATTCTTGCAACGGACCATCCAGAATACAGGAAGCTCACTGAAAAAGAACTGCGAAAACATGAGCCGAGGATAGAGACGGTCTTTGATGGCAGGGGAACTCTGAACCCCAGATCGTTCTCCAGCATCGCATATCACGCAATAGGAAGGGTCTCTCTGAAGACTCTAAGAAAAATCAAGGCTGTCTAG